A window of the Paenibacillus woosongensis genome harbors these coding sequences:
- the gltX gene encoding glutamate--tRNA ligase, whose protein sequence is MMTEVRVRYAPSPTGHLHIGNARTALFNYLFARHHGGKMIIRIEDTDVKRNVAGGEENQLTYLKWLGIDWDESVDVGGDYGPYRQTERLDIYRKYWEELLDKGLAYRCYCTEEELEQEREEQMARGEMPRYSGKHRDLTPEQCAAYEAEGRQASIRFRVPEGRTYTFDDLVKGEITFQSETSGDFVIVKKDGIPTYNFAVVLDDHLMNITHVLRGEDHVSNTPRQLMIYEAFGWEPPVFGHMTLIVGENHKKLSKRDESVIQFIEQYDDLGYLPEAMFNFITLLGWSPEGEEEIFSKEELISIFDAKRLSRSPAVFDTNKLAHLNNHYIKNAEPERIAKLAIPHLQKASRLPAELTPEQEAWAQALVALYQEQMTAASDIVELSDLFFRTHLELDAEAAAVLSGEQVPEVLSAFLAKVEALADYTAENIAALIKEVQKETGHKGKNLFMPIRVALTGQTHGRDLNQTIYLLGRDRTIDRLKAQIRGA, encoded by the coding sequence ATTATGACGGAGGTTCGCGTTCGTTATGCTCCGAGTCCGACGGGGCATTTGCATATCGGCAATGCGAGAACCGCGCTGTTTAACTATCTGTTTGCGAGACATCACGGAGGCAAAATGATCATCCGGATCGAAGATACCGACGTGAAGCGCAACGTCGCCGGCGGGGAAGAGAACCAGCTGACTTATTTGAAGTGGCTTGGCATCGATTGGGATGAGAGCGTCGATGTCGGCGGGGACTACGGTCCGTACCGCCAGACCGAGCGGCTGGATATTTACCGCAAATATTGGGAGGAGCTTCTCGATAAAGGGCTGGCTTACCGCTGCTATTGCACGGAAGAGGAGCTGGAGCAGGAGCGCGAGGAGCAGATGGCCCGCGGAGAGATGCCGCGCTATTCCGGCAAGCACCGGGATTTGACGCCGGAGCAGTGCGCCGCTTACGAAGCCGAGGGACGGCAGGCGAGCATCCGCTTCCGCGTGCCGGAGGGACGCACGTATACGTTCGACGATCTGGTCAAAGGCGAGATCACGTTCCAATCCGAGACGAGCGGCGATTTCGTCATCGTCAAGAAGGATGGCATTCCGACCTACAACTTCGCGGTCGTGCTCGATGATCACCTGATGAACATTACACACGTGCTTCGCGGCGAGGATCACGTATCCAACACGCCGCGCCAGTTAATGATTTATGAGGCGTTCGGCTGGGAGCCGCCAGTGTTCGGGCATATGACGCTGATCGTCGGCGAGAACCACAAAAAGCTGAGTAAACGCGACGAATCGGTCATCCAGTTTATCGAGCAGTATGATGATCTGGGATATTTGCCGGAAGCGATGTTCAATTTCATCACGCTGCTTGGCTGGTCGCCGGAAGGCGAAGAGGAGATCTTCTCGAAGGAAGAGCTGATCTCGATCTTCGATGCGAAGCGGCTGTCCCGCAGCCCTGCAGTGTTCGATACGAACAAGCTGGCCCACTTGAACAACCACTACATTAAGAACGCCGAGCCTGAGCGTATTGCTAAGCTTGCGATTCCGCATTTGCAGAAGGCTTCGCGCCTGCCTGCCGAGCTGACGCCGGAGCAGGAGGCATGGGCCCAGGCGCTGGTTGCCCTGTATCAGGAGCAGATGACCGCGGCGTCGGACATCGTCGAGCTGTCGGATCTGTTCTTCCGCACGCATTTGGAGCTGGATGCGGAGGCAGCAGCCGTTCTGTCTGGAGAGCAGGTGCCGGAAGTACTGAGCGCATTCCTCGCGAAGGTTGAGGCGCTCGCCGATTACACGGCCGAGAACATCGCTGCACTGATCAAAGAGGTGCAGAAAGAGACCGGGCACAAAGGCAAAAATCTGTTCATGCCGATTCGCGTAGCCCTGACCGGCCAGACACACGGCCGCGACTTGAACCAGACGATTTATTTGCTTGGCCGAGACCGGACGATCGACCGGCTGAAGGCGCAAATCCGCGGGGCTTAG
- the ispF gene encoding 2-C-methyl-D-erythritol 2,4-cyclodiphosphate synthase, which translates to MIRIGQGFDVHQLVEDRPCIIGGVTIPFEKGLLGHSDADVLLHAITDAVLGALGLGDIGRHFPDTDPAYKDADSLKLLERVWAMAVERGYRLGNLDATIIAQRPKMAPYIPQMVEVIAGVLQAEPELVNVKASTTEQLGFNGRGEGITALCVVCLTKDMLSS; encoded by the coding sequence ATGATTAGAATTGGACAAGGATTTGACGTACATCAACTTGTGGAAGACAGGCCTTGCATTATCGGCGGGGTAACGATTCCTTTCGAAAAGGGGCTGCTGGGGCATTCCGACGCGGATGTGCTGCTGCACGCGATCACGGATGCGGTGCTCGGGGCGCTCGGTCTAGGCGATATCGGCAGGCATTTTCCCGATACGGATCCAGCTTATAAGGATGCGGACAGTTTGAAGCTTCTGGAGCGGGTGTGGGCCATGGCTGTTGAACGCGGCTATCGCCTTGGAAATCTGGACGCGACGATCATTGCCCAACGTCCGAAGATGGCTCCGTACATCCCGCAAATGGTCGAGGTTATCGCTGGCGTACTGCAGGCGGAGCCGGAGCTGGTGAATGTAAAGGCCAGCACGACGGAGCAGCTTGGCTTCAACGGGCGGGGAGAAGGCATCACCGCTTTGTGTGTTGTGTGCCTGACGAAAGATATGCTATCATCTTAA
- the ispD gene encoding 2-C-methyl-D-erythritol 4-phosphate cytidylyltransferase, which yields MVAQANSAGAGAIIVAAGRGTRMGTKESKQYLMLQDKPIVVHTLEVFDRHPLITEIVLVTGEQDVERVRAWIDEYGITTPIKVIPGGAERQHSVYQGLLQLSSVWVLVHDGVRPFVTEEQVTACYEAAVKHQAAVLAVPVKDTVKQVDEQGWVTATPDRRSLWAIQTPQAFRRSDLMRAHEVAAKEGFVGTDDSMLVERMGIPVRVVEGAYGNIKITTPDDLDYAEFVQSQKEAKGRGNA from the coding sequence ATGGTGGCACAAGCGAACAGCGCCGGAGCCGGAGCGATTATTGTGGCGGCCGGGCGCGGTACACGCATGGGTACGAAGGAAAGCAAGCAGTACCTCATGCTGCAGGACAAGCCAATCGTCGTTCACACGTTAGAGGTGTTTGACCGCCATCCCCTGATCACCGAGATCGTCCTGGTGACGGGTGAGCAGGATGTTGAGCGGGTTCGGGCGTGGATCGACGAGTATGGCATCACAACTCCAATCAAAGTTATTCCGGGCGGCGCCGAGCGTCAGCACTCCGTATACCAAGGGCTGCTTCAATTGAGCTCAGTTTGGGTACTGGTGCATGATGGCGTCCGCCCTTTTGTCACGGAAGAGCAGGTAACCGCCTGTTATGAAGCGGCCGTTAAGCATCAGGCGGCCGTGCTGGCCGTGCCGGTGAAGGATACGGTTAAACAGGTGGATGAGCAGGGCTGGGTGACCGCGACGCCGGATCGGCGCAGCCTTTGGGCCATCCAGACGCCGCAGGCTTTTCGCCGTTCGGATCTTATGCGGGCCCATGAAGTGGCCGCTAAGGAGGGGTTCGTGGGCACCGACGATTCGATGCTCGTGGAGCGGATGGGAATACCGGTTCGGGTAGTGGAAGGGGCGTACGGCAACATTAAAATCACTACGCCGGATGATTTGGACTACGCCGAGTTCGTGCAATCGCAGAAGGAAGCTAAAGGGAGAGGTAACGCATGA
- a CDS encoding PIN/TRAM domain-containing protein, whose protein sequence is MVKRWFMILSALCGAWLGYTMEELTGLFPGPLRAWLGGMSPLMSHLLLAAAGAVLCAFMFSLVADIASARIRRWIEAITEIPMNEMMAGAAGLTAGLLLSLMVYPVLSLLGSMESFAQFAVSALFGYMGLTVGLAKKEELSSFWKSGKWGATEQGEERRLEEHKILDTSVIIDGRIADICKTGFIEGTIVIPEFVLEELQHIADSSDLLKRNRGRRGLDILNKIQKELDVKVMIYEGDFEEISEVDSKLVKLAKVLQGKVVTNDFNLNKVCELQGVSVLNINDLANAVKPVVLPGEEIMVQVIKDGKEHGQGVAYLDDGTMIVVEGGRDYIGTITEVLVTSVLQTSAGRMIFAKPKLLEKAQ, encoded by the coding sequence ATGGTCAAAAGATGGTTCATGATTCTGTCCGCTTTGTGCGGGGCGTGGCTCGGTTATACCATGGAAGAGCTAACGGGCCTGTTTCCGGGGCCGCTGCGCGCATGGCTTGGCGGGATGAGTCCTCTGATGTCGCATCTGCTGCTTGCGGCTGCAGGAGCAGTCTTGTGCGCATTCATGTTCTCCCTTGTTGCGGATATCGCATCTGCACGAATCAGACGGTGGATCGAAGCGATTACGGAAATACCGATGAATGAAATGATGGCCGGCGCGGCCGGATTGACTGCAGGACTTCTACTATCTTTAATGGTCTACCCTGTATTGTCCTTGCTGGGGTCTATGGAGAGTTTTGCGCAGTTCGCGGTATCGGCGCTGTTCGGTTATATGGGGCTGACCGTGGGGCTGGCGAAGAAGGAAGAGCTCTCCTCGTTCTGGAAGTCTGGCAAATGGGGAGCCACAGAGCAGGGCGAAGAACGCAGGTTGGAGGAGCATAAAATTCTCGACACCAGCGTCATTATCGATGGGCGGATCGCTGATATTTGCAAGACAGGATTTATCGAAGGAACGATCGTCATTCCTGAGTTCGTGCTGGAGGAGCTGCAGCATATCGCCGACTCATCGGACTTGCTCAAGCGCAACCGCGGACGGCGCGGGCTGGATATTTTGAATAAAATCCAGAAAGAGCTGGACGTCAAGGTCATGATTTACGAGGGGGATTTCGAGGAAATCTCCGAAGTGGACAGCAAGCTGGTCAAGCTGGCTAAGGTGCTGCAGGGGAAGGTCGTCACGAATGATTTCAACCTGAATAAGGTGTGCGAGCTGCAGGGGGTCTCCGTCCTTAATATCAACGATTTGGCGAATGCCGTGAAGCCGGTCGTATTGCCGGGTGAAGAGATTATGGTGCAGGTTATCAAAGACGGTAAGGAGCATGGTCAAGGGGTGGCCTATCTGGATGACGGCACCATGATCGTCGTTGAAGGAGGCCGGGATTATATCGGAACCATTACCGAGGTGCTTGTCACCAGCGTACTGCAAACTTCGGCGGGCCGGATGATTTTTGCCAAACCAAAACTGTTGGAAAAAGCCCAGTAA
- a CDS encoding DUF1573 domain-containing protein, with amino-acid sequence MSAQSLQSFQEQVSDLLLRHRSLLDVLSKLGQTNASVVRSVTKSVTECGCIELHATKQQFEPGMDLQHAKETIRKHVQGELCENCRDAVTNELGRNLFYMSALCNLLEIDMDEVVRRESQKCATLGLFNLS; translated from the coding sequence ATGAGCGCTCAAAGCCTGCAATCTTTTCAAGAACAAGTTTCTGATTTGTTACTCCGTCACCGCAGTTTGCTAGATGTCCTGTCCAAATTGGGACAAACCAATGCGTCCGTCGTCCGCTCCGTCACTAAATCGGTGACTGAATGCGGTTGCATCGAGCTTCACGCCACAAAACAGCAATTCGAACCCGGCATGGATCTGCAGCATGCCAAGGAAACGATCCGCAAGCATGTTCAAGGAGAACTTTGCGAGAACTGCCGGGATGCCGTTACCAATGAGTTGGGACGTAACCTTTTTTATATGTCAGCTCTCTGTAACTTGCTGGAGATCGACATGGATGAAGTCGTCCGACGGGAATCGCAGAAGTGCGCCACTTTAGGATTGTTTAACTTATCATAG
- the pssA gene encoding CDP-diacylglycerol--serine O-phosphatidyltransferase — protein sequence MITKSLPNVFTLGNLFLGMLAIIFAFDGKYSMSAIMVIVAMLLDGLDGRVARALDAQSEFGKELDSLSDIISFGVAPALLMYSIAFSGIHPGIAWAVTAIFPMCGALRLARFNVQKGVPGYFIGLPIPAAGGVIATLSLFHKNMTAPYFICGILLVSYLMVSSVKYPNFKKIGLPKKGIALAPFVILLAVMVAVLFPEELSKLIFIPLVVYAAYGLKQSFDKLLHRGKQVDDDEAEEAYHNR from the coding sequence ATGATTACAAAATCACTTCCGAATGTATTTACCCTGGGAAACTTATTTTTAGGGATGCTAGCCATTATTTTTGCTTTTGACGGCAAATACAGCATGTCCGCGATCATGGTCATTGTGGCGATGCTGCTCGACGGGCTGGACGGGCGGGTTGCCCGGGCGCTTGACGCTCAAAGCGAATTCGGTAAAGAGCTGGACTCATTATCGGATATTATATCGTTTGGCGTCGCCCCTGCCCTGTTAATGTACTCTATTGCTTTTAGCGGGATTCATCCGGGAATTGCTTGGGCTGTTACGGCCATCTTCCCGATGTGCGGCGCGCTGAGATTGGCTCGATTTAATGTGCAGAAGGGAGTGCCGGGGTATTTCATCGGCCTGCCGATCCCAGCCGCGGGCGGTGTCATTGCCACATTGTCCCTGTTTCACAAGAATATGACGGCTCCTTACTTCATTTGCGGCATATTGCTCGTATCATACTTGATGGTTAGTTCCGTAAAGTATCCCAACTTCAAAAAGATCGGCCTTCCTAAAAAGGGAATTGCTTTAGCGCCGTTCGTTATCCTGCTTGCAGTTATGGTTGCGGTTCTTTTTCCAGAGGAATTATCCAAGCTTATCTTTATCCCGCTTGTCGTTTACGCAGCCTATGGCCTGAAGCAGAGCTTCGACAAATTGCTTCACCGCGGCAAGCAGGTAGATGACGATGAGGCCGAGGAAGCTTATCACAATCGTTGA
- the disA gene encoding DNA integrity scanning diadenylate cyclase DisA produces MKENTHAEKMNDLLRLVAPGTAFRDGLENVLRAKTGGLIVVGYSPEVMEVVEGGFSINCDFSPNYLYELAKMDGAIIMSEDLKRILYANTQLIPDSSISSSETGIRHRTAERVAKQTGKLVVSISQRRNIITLYQGGLRYSLKEIGVILTKANQAIQTLEKYRAVLNQALTNLTASEFEELVTMPEVINVIQRVEMVIRIKMEIKRFINELGSEGRLISMQMEELVSNMEEEAWLLYKDYAKEDSDEAIREIILGLKRSSDDDLLEMSHITRLLGYPASAAMSEDLVSPRGYRVLNKIPRLPNVIIHNLVERFKHLPGVLMATIDELDEVDGIGEVRARTIKEGLKRLQEQAFIDRQI; encoded by the coding sequence ATGAAGGAAAACACCCATGCGGAGAAAATGAATGATTTACTCAGACTCGTCGCGCCCGGCACTGCTTTTCGCGATGGACTTGAGAACGTGCTCCGGGCCAAGACCGGCGGGCTGATCGTTGTGGGATACAGCCCGGAAGTGATGGAAGTAGTTGAAGGAGGCTTCTCCATTAACTGCGACTTCTCGCCGAACTACTTATACGAGCTGGCAAAAATGGACGGAGCCATCATCATGAGCGAGGATCTTAAGAGAATATTGTATGCAAATACGCAGCTCATTCCCGATTCATCCATCTCCTCGTCGGAGACGGGGATTCGCCACCGGACGGCGGAGCGGGTGGCGAAGCAGACGGGCAAGCTGGTCGTCTCGATCTCCCAGCGCCGCAATATCATCACGTTATATCAAGGCGGGCTTCGTTATTCCCTGAAGGAGATTGGGGTTATCCTGACGAAAGCGAACCAGGCGATCCAGACCCTGGAGAAATACAGGGCTGTTCTCAATCAGGCGCTTACGAATTTGACGGCATCCGAGTTCGAAGAGCTGGTGACGATGCCCGAGGTCATTAATGTGATTCAGCGGGTTGAAATGGTGATTCGGATCAAAATGGAGATCAAACGGTTCATTAACGAACTGGGCTCCGAAGGCCGGTTGATTAGTATGCAAATGGAAGAGCTGGTTAGCAATATGGAGGAAGAAGCGTGGCTGTTATACAAAGACTATGCTAAGGAAGACAGCGATGAAGCCATTCGGGAAATTATCCTTGGATTGAAGCGATCCAGTGACGACGACCTGCTTGAGATGAGCCATATCACCAGACTGCTCGGTTATCCGGCTTCGGCGGCAATGTCCGAAGACTTAGTGTCTCCGCGAGGTTATCGCGTACTGAACAAAATCCCGCGTCTCCCGAACGTCATCATCCATAACCTTGTCGAGCGCTTCAAGCATCTTCCAGGGGTGCTGATGGCAACGATCGACGAGCTGGACGAAGTGGACGGCATTGGCGAGGTTCGGGCCAGAACGATCAAAGAAGGTCTTAAGCGGCTGCAGGAACAGGCTTTTATCGATAGACAAATTTAA
- the radA gene encoding DNA repair protein RadA, with protein sequence MVKVKTKFFCTECGYESPKWYGKCPGCGSWNSMVEETEKVVKTQGMSSGLFHTKEKPLPIINIESGKEPRIVTGIGELNRVLGGGVVPGSLVLVGGDPGIGKSTLLLQTSHEMAQAGLKVLYISGEESIRQTKLRAERLGALSQELYVLCESDMEAIESAIDELKPNFLVIDSIQTVYLPEVTSAPGSVSQVRECTARFMRIAKGQGIATVLVGHVTKEGAIAGPRLLEHMVDCVLYFEGERHHSYRLLRAVKNRFGSTNEIGIFEMNESGLTEVTNPSELFLSERPLGVAGSTVVASMEGTRPMLVELQALIASTHFPSPRRMATGVDHHRMGLIIAVLEKRMGMFLQNQDAYVNLAGGVKLDEPAVDLAIAVSIASSFRDIPTKPDDVIFGEVGLTGEVRAVSRAEQRVKEAAKLGFKRVILPEKSMKGWQSPAGIQLIGVNTVADALAVALD encoded by the coding sequence ATGGTTAAAGTAAAAACAAAGTTTTTTTGCACGGAGTGCGGATATGAATCGCCGAAATGGTACGGGAAATGCCCGGGGTGCGGTTCATGGAACTCCATGGTCGAAGAAACGGAGAAAGTCGTAAAGACGCAGGGGATGTCCTCTGGTCTATTTCATACGAAAGAAAAACCGCTGCCCATCATAAACATAGAGAGCGGCAAAGAACCGCGCATCGTCACTGGCATAGGAGAACTGAACCGGGTGCTTGGCGGCGGAGTCGTACCCGGCTCGCTCGTACTGGTCGGCGGTGATCCAGGAATCGGCAAATCGACGCTGCTCCTGCAGACATCCCACGAAATGGCTCAGGCCGGATTGAAAGTACTGTATATATCCGGGGAGGAGTCAATCAGGCAGACGAAGCTGAGAGCCGAGCGGCTAGGAGCCTTGTCGCAAGAGCTGTATGTCCTCTGTGAGAGCGACATGGAAGCCATTGAATCGGCGATCGACGAGCTGAAGCCGAATTTCCTCGTCATCGACTCGATCCAAACCGTATATCTGCCGGAAGTGACAAGCGCGCCGGGAAGCGTATCCCAGGTTCGCGAATGTACGGCGCGCTTCATGCGCATTGCCAAAGGGCAGGGGATTGCCACGGTTCTGGTCGGGCATGTGACGAAGGAAGGAGCCATTGCCGGGCCAAGGCTGCTGGAGCATATGGTGGACTGCGTGCTGTATTTCGAAGGAGAACGACATCACTCTTACCGCCTGCTTCGGGCGGTGAAGAACCGCTTCGGTTCTACGAATGAAATCGGCATATTTGAAATGAACGAATCCGGCTTGACCGAAGTAACTAACCCTTCGGAGCTGTTCCTCTCCGAGAGGCCGCTTGGTGTCGCAGGCTCCACCGTCGTGGCGAGTATGGAAGGAACACGCCCGATGCTCGTAGAACTGCAGGCTCTGATCGCATCGACACATTTTCCTTCCCCGCGAAGGATGGCGACGGGTGTAGATCACCATCGGATGGGACTGATCATCGCCGTACTGGAGAAGCGGATGGGTATGTTCCTGCAAAATCAGGATGCTTACGTGAACCTGGCTGGCGGAGTGAAGCTGGATGAGCCGGCCGTTGATCTGGCGATTGCTGTGAGCATTGCTTCCAGCTTTCGCGATATTCCGACCAAGCCGGACGATGTCATCTTCGGGGAAGTTGGGCTTACCGGTGAAGTCCGGGCCGTCTCCAGGGCTGAGCAGAGGGTGAAGGAGGCAGCGAAGTTAGGATTCAAACGCGTTATTCTGCCCGAGAAGAGCATGAAGGGCTGGCAGAGTCCCGCAGGAATACAATTGATTGGCGTAAATACTGTTGCAGATGCGCTAGCTGTTGCGTTAGATTAG
- the clpC gene encoding ATP-dependent protease ATP-binding subunit ClpC has protein sequence MMFGRFTERAQKVLALAQEEAVRLGHNNIGTEHILLGLIREGEGIAAKALIGLGLGLEKIQDEVETLIGRGQEQPANIAYTPRAKKVIELSMDEARKLGHTYVGTEHILLGLIREGEGVAARVLNNLGISLNKARQQVLQLLGSSEAVSSHHSTPANVNTPTLDSLARDLTESAKESNLDPVIGRSKEIERVIQVLSRRTKNNPVLIGEPGVGKTAIAEGLAQKIINNEIPETLRDKRVMTLDMGSVVAGTKYRGEFEDRLKKIMDEIRQAGNIILFIDELHTLIGAGGAEGAIDASNILKPALARGELQCIGATTLDEYRKYIEKDAALERRFQPITVDQPSVDEAIQILHGLRDRYEAHHRVKITDEAIEQAVKLSDRYIQDRFLPDKAIDLIDEAGSKVRLNSYTVPPNLKQLESRLEDIRKEKDAAVQSQEFEKAAALRDTEQKIREELDITKNQWKEKQGRTDSEVTPEDIAQVVASWTGIPVNKLKEEETERLLNMEQILHERVIGQDEAVKAVSRAIRRARAGLKDPKRPMGSFIFLGPTGVGKTELARALAEAMFGDENAVIRIDMSEYMEKHSTARLVGAPPGYVGYEEGGQLTEKVRRKPYSVVLLDEIEKAHPEVFNILLQVLEDGRLTDSKGRVVDFRNTLIILTSNVGAEAIRRNTRLGFTAVDDSGADYDNMKGKVMEELKKSFRPEFLNRIDEIIVFHSLEQKHIGEIVTLMAEELRKRLHEYEVDFVLTDQAKEFLAKEGFDPAYGARPLRRAIQKHIEDRLSEELLTGNVKKGDSLTIDVEDGSLTVKKTGAFTKSAK, from the coding sequence ATGATGTTTGGAAGATTTACGGAGCGTGCCCAGAAGGTTTTGGCACTTGCCCAAGAAGAAGCCGTACGGTTAGGGCATAACAATATTGGAACAGAGCATATTTTGCTTGGTTTGATTCGTGAAGGGGAAGGAATTGCCGCTAAGGCATTAATCGGGCTTGGACTGGGTCTTGAGAAAATCCAGGACGAAGTAGAGACGCTGATCGGCCGCGGCCAGGAGCAACCGGCGAATATCGCTTATACGCCGAGAGCCAAGAAGGTTATCGAACTATCCATGGATGAAGCTCGCAAGCTCGGCCATACCTATGTGGGAACAGAGCATATTCTGCTTGGCTTGATTCGTGAAGGCGAGGGCGTTGCTGCCCGGGTATTGAACAACCTGGGTATCAGTCTGAACAAAGCGCGTCAGCAAGTGCTGCAGCTGCTGGGCAGCAGCGAGGCGGTGTCCAGTCATCATAGCACGCCAGCTAACGTGAATACGCCGACGCTGGACAGTCTGGCTCGCGATTTGACGGAATCCGCCAAAGAGAGCAATCTTGACCCGGTTATCGGCCGAAGCAAGGAAATCGAGCGGGTCATTCAGGTGCTCAGCCGCCGGACGAAGAACAACCCGGTGCTGATCGGTGAGCCTGGCGTAGGGAAGACCGCTATTGCTGAAGGATTGGCTCAGAAGATTATCAATAATGAAATTCCGGAGACACTGCGCGACAAAAGAGTCATGACCCTCGATATGGGTTCTGTCGTAGCCGGTACGAAATATCGCGGCGAATTCGAGGATCGCTTGAAGAAAATCATGGATGAAATCCGTCAAGCCGGGAATATCATCCTGTTCATTGATGAATTGCATACCCTGATTGGCGCAGGCGGTGCGGAAGGTGCCATCGATGCCTCGAACATCCTGAAGCCGGCGCTGGCCCGCGGCGAGCTGCAATGCATCGGGGCAACGACGCTGGATGAATACCGCAAGTATATCGAGAAGGATGCTGCGCTTGAGCGCCGTTTCCAACCGATAACGGTTGATCAGCCTTCCGTTGACGAAGCCATTCAAATCCTGCATGGACTTCGCGACCGCTATGAGGCCCATCACCGCGTTAAAATTACCGATGAAGCGATTGAACAGGCGGTTAAGCTGTCCGACCGCTATATCCAGGACCGCTTTCTGCCGGATAAAGCCATCGACTTGATCGATGAGGCCGGCTCAAAGGTAAGACTGAACTCATACACGGTACCGCCTAATCTGAAGCAGTTGGAGAGCCGTCTGGAAGACATCCGCAAAGAGAAAGACGCGGCTGTACAGAGCCAGGAGTTTGAGAAAGCGGCAGCACTGCGCGATACGGAGCAGAAAATCCGCGAGGAGCTCGACATCACGAAGAATCAATGGAAAGAGAAACAGGGCCGTACCGACTCTGAAGTTACGCCTGAGGACATTGCACAGGTCGTAGCAAGCTGGACTGGTATTCCAGTCAATAAGCTGAAGGAAGAGGAAACGGAAAGACTGCTCAATATGGAGCAAATCCTGCATGAGCGCGTTATCGGGCAGGACGAAGCCGTTAAGGCGGTCAGCCGGGCGATTCGCCGGGCGCGTGCCGGACTGAAGGATCCGAAGCGTCCGATGGGCTCCTTTATCTTCCTAGGCCCAACTGGGGTAGGTAAGACTGAGCTGGCGCGGGCCCTGGCCGAAGCCATGTTCGGCGACGAAAATGCGGTTATCCGCATCGACATGTCCGAATATATGGAGAAGCACTCCACGGCTCGTCTCGTTGGCGCCCCTCCAGGATATGTTGGTTATGAAGAAGGCGGCCAGCTGACGGAGAAAGTACGCCGCAAGCCATATTCGGTCGTACTCTTGGATGAAATCGAGAAGGCGCACCCTGAGGTATTCAATATTTTGCTGCAAGTGCTGGAGGATGGCCGTTTGACGGACTCCAAAGGACGTGTGGTAGACTTCCGCAATACACTGATCATTCTCACCTCGAACGTCGGGGCCGAAGCGATCAGACGCAATACGCGGCTTGGCTTTACTGCCGTAGACGACTCCGGGGCAGATTATGACAATATGAAAGGCAAAGTGATGGAAGAACTTAAGAAGAGCTTCCGTCCGGAATTCCTTAACCGGATCGATGAAATTATCGTATTCCACTCGCTGGAGCAGAAGCATATCGGCGAAATCGTTACGCTGATGGCAGAAGAGCTTCGCAAACGGCTGCATGAATACGAGGTGGACTTCGTTCTGACCGATCAAGCCAAGGAGTTTCTGGCTAAAGAAGGCTTTGATCCAGCTTATGGAGCGCGTCCGCTTCGCAGAGCTATCCAGAAGCATATCGAGGATCGCTTGTCTGAAGAATTGCTGACCGGAAACGTCAAGAAAGGCGATTCGCTGACGATTGATGTGGAGGATGGCAGCTTGACCGTGAAGAAGACGGGGGCTTTTACCAAAAGCGCCAAGTAA